The DNA sequence TGTGCGTTCACTGCCGAGTCGGGCCGAGATGTCGAGCATGGTGCGGGCCACGGTCGCCGCCTGTTCGGGCTCGTTCGCGTCGGCATACGCGACGGCCAGCCAGGACAGGTAGAGCGCGCGTTCGCGTGTGCGTGGTGTCGTACCGCGACAGGACCTGTTCGAGCAGCGGGACCGCCCGCAGCGGCCGGTGGAGTTCGGTGAACACGCGCGCCTCCATGACGCGCAACTCGCCCTCGTCGACCCAGTAGAGCCAGGCGGGGTCGTCCTCGTCGCCGTGCCGGGAGAGGGCCGCCTCGGCTTCGCCGAGTGCGCGCACCGCCGCGGAAGGGTCGGCGGCCTTGGTATGCGCCCAGGCGAGTCGGTCCCAGAAGATCGCGCGGGCCCGGGGAGGAGCACCGGCTCCCGCTTCGGCGAGCGCCGCCTCGGCCAGCGCCGTGCCTTCTGTTTCACGGCCGGTATTGCTCCACTGGTAGGCGAGACACCCGGCCAACTGCCCCGCGAGCGTCGTGTCGCCCGCCTCGCGTGCGACGGCCAATCCCAACCGGTACGTCCGCTCCGCAGCGTTGTGCCAACCGGCGTCGGAGGCGATCCACCCCGCTATCTGCGCGAATTCCCCGACCGAGGTCTCCATTTCCCGCTGTACAGCCTCGCTGTTGGCACCCTGCTTCAACTGGAGCACCGCAGCGTCCAACTCGGCGAACGCCGACCCCGCCAGGTCCTTGCCGGGGACGAAATCGTCCGCGAGGCGCAACGCGTGCACGCGCGCGGAGAGCCGTGCCGCGTCGGACCTGCCCGCCCGCCTGCGCCCACCATCCGGATCGCGAAGGGAAACCGCACTTTCGTCATCGGGCAGCAATTCCGCGAGGTCGGGCGAGACACCCGTCCGGCTACGGGCGATGGCCTGCTCCATGCGGGCGCGCGGAACATGCAGCACCGCGGACAGATGCGGCAGCCAGAACTTCGGAATTCGGCGCCCGGATTCCCATCGGTAGACCTCTTGGCGCGTGACCGTCGCACGCCCGGACTCGGCGCACAAAGCCTCGGCCAACCTCGCCTGTGACCAGCCCAGCTCGCGTCTGCGGCTCTTCAGCAGTTCGGGCCGCCCTTCAGCCATGTCTCAATAGTGGCCTACGGATTGGCCTACAAGTAGGCAGATCCACAAAGAGCTCTCGGCGAACGAGAGTGGTCGCAAGAGACCCCGGCGAGTGCGCGAACACTCCCGGGGCACGGCCACCAGCTATCGGGAGCTGATGACATGACGGACATTATCCGCACCCCGCGCAGGCGGGCGAGCCGGATACGGCGGTATGCGCCCATGCCCGCGGACCTGCCCGGGCCGAACGGGGCCGACGCGTCGGCGGCGACGACGGGGCGTTCGTCGATCGCCGGCCGCCGCTGATGTGAGTCACCGTCCGCGCGGGGCCGGTCGGCGTGGAATCCGCCGACCGGCCCCGCGCCCTGCCCCTACCGGTCCTCGTCGGCTGCGGCCGCCTCCGTCTCGCCGCCTTGGGAGTCGGCGCGGCGGCGCAGCAGCTTCCCGACAAGCAGGTTCCCGACGAGCAGAACGACCAGGCCCGCGTTGGCGGCGATGATCCACAGACCGGCCTCGTGGCCCATCGACATCAGCATGAAGCCCGCCGCGAACGTTCCGAGCATCAACAACAGGAACGGGACGATTTCGCGGGGCACGGTGACAGGTCCGAAGCGCATGCGGCCTCCTCACGAGCCGTAGGGGGATGGCGCCGAGTCGACAAGTGTCCCAGTCGACACGAGGAGGTGCCGCACCCGCCCCCGAGGCCCGGCGCCGGTGCCGGTGCCGTCCGTATCGACGGGGCGTCGGGACAGGGTCGACGGGCGGCTATGTCGACATGGGCATATGGAGATCCCCGTCGTCCGCCATCCGACGGCCCAGCCGGTACCGGTCCGAGGGGCGTGTCGATCGCCGGGTCCGGAAGGGTCCGAACCGGAAACGCGAAAAGCCGACCGCTCCGGCGCGTGTACTCACCGGTGCGATCGGCTTCGCGATTCGGTCACGCCCTCCGCCTACCGGAGCAGGCGGCGGGGCTCGGCGGTGGAGGTGGGATTCGAACCCACGGAAGGTTGCCCTTCACTCGCTTTCGAGGCGAGCGCCCTCGGCCACTAGGCGACTCCACCGCGGACAACTCTACCGGATGCGGCGTAGTGAGAAGAACTCGGAGAGGACCGCCGCGCACTCGTCGGCGACATCGGGCGATACCAGGTCGGGCGGGAGGACCTCGGGGCGGTGGTTGAGGCGGCGGTCGCGGACGACGTCCCAGAGGGAGCCGACTGCACCCGCTTTGGGGTCGCGGGCGCCGTAGACCAAGCGGTCGACGCGGGCCTGTACGAGCGCACCGGCGCACATCGTGCACGGCTCCAGGGTGACCGCCAGCGTGCAGCCGCCCAGCCGCCACTCGCCGCGGTGGCGGGCGGCCGCGCGCAGAGCCAGGACCTCGGCGTGGGCGGTGGGATCGCCCGCGGCCTCCCGCTCGTTGCGACCCGTGCCGATCACCTCGCCCCCGCCGTCGAGCACGACGGCGCCCACGGGGACGTCGCCGCTGTCCGCGGTGCGGCGGCTCTCCTCCAGTGCGCGGCGTAGAGCCGCGTCGACGTGTGCGCGGTCCATAGGGACCGGAACGATGCCGCCCGATTCCCCACCGGTTCCGGTCACAGCCGCAGCGCGTCCAGCGGTTCGCCGAATCCCGCTCGTTCGGCGATCTCGGCGAGGACGTCGCCCGGCAGTAGCCCCTCACTCGTGGTCAGGGTGACCAGGTCGCCGGAGGGCGTGCCGAGGTCGCCGAGCAGGTCGGTGTCCCCACCGGGCTTGGGATAGGGCTTCTGCCCGGTGCCCTCCGCCTGTTCAGGCGCCTCGATCTCGCCGCTGTCGAGCAGCAGCGCCGCGACCGGATGCTCATGCACGACTCGCACGTCGGAGAGGAACACCCGGGGGTCGGCGTGGTCGTCGACCCGGACGACTGCGAACCACTCGTCGTCGGCTTCCATGAACAGGACCATGGTGCCGTCGGCGGCGAGTCCGCAGGAGTCGCGCATCGCATCGGCGACGTCGTCGATGCTGGCCGCGTCGTCCAGGTCCGTCTCCACGCCTCTCCACTCGTCCGCAACGCTGCAGAAGACCGCTGAGAAGATCGACACCGCACGCTCTCCCGTCCTCTCTCGCGGGCGCCGGGCCGGCCGGGGGCCTGCCTGCCTCCATGATCGATCCGAGGATCCCTTACCCCATCGTGTCCACCGCACGCTGGAACGCCTGCTGGAATCCGATGCGCTCGGCGATGCTGGCCAGCACCTCGTCGGGGTAGAGGTCGAGATCGCCGGCGAGGGCGCCGAGCTCCATCTCGTCCAAGCCGAGATCGGCGAGCACGGACATGTCGCCGGCGGGAAGCACCTGGTCGAGGTCCTCGTCGTCGGGCACGTCGATGTCGAGGTGCTCCAGCACGTCCCGGGCCAGCTGCCAGTCCACGGAAGCGGTGACGTCGGACAGGAACACGCTGACATCGTCGCCGTAGACGCGCACGAGCACGAAGAAGTCGTCGCCGATGGCCAGCAGGCCGATGGAACCGCTGATGCTGGGCTGCTGCCGCAGCGCGTGCAGCACGCCCTTGAAGTCTTGCGTCAGGGCCATCGGGAGCTGGTAGACGTCCCAGTAGTTCTCTTCGCGGTAGGCGACCGCGGCGAAGTCGCCGCCGCCGTCGTCCTCGTCGTCGCCCAGTTCGAGTTCCGTCATCGTCACCCCACCAGCCCGGCTGTGATCGGGCCAGGATCGCAGATCGTCCGGCGCGGCGTCATCGTAGCGGTCGCGGTCGCCCGCGACCCGGTTTCCCCAGAGGGAATCTGCCTCGTGATAGAAGTCGGCGCTCACAGGTTCTATTACAACGGACATCGGGCACCCAGCAGAACGCTACGGCCGACGCGGTTGGGTTACGGATGCATCCCGCGCGCAAGGGCACGGCCGAATCCCCTGTCGCCGCGGACGGGACGACCGCAGCCGCGTGGATAGACTCGGTCGCC is a window from the Streptomonospora litoralis genome containing:
- a CDS encoding nucleoside deaminase, whose protein sequence is MDRAHVDAALRRALEESRRTADSGDVPVGAVVLDGGGEVIGTGRNEREAAGDPTAHAEVLALRAAARHRGEWRLGGCTLAVTLEPCTMCAGALVQARVDRLVYGARDPKAGAVGSLWDVVRDRRLNHRPEVLPPDLVSPDVADECAAVLSEFFSLRRIR
- a CDS encoding helix-turn-helix transcriptional regulator, with protein sequence MAEGRPELLKSRRRELGWSQARLAEALCAESGRATVTRQEVYRWESGRRIPKFWLPHLSAVLHVPRARMEQAIARSRTGVSPDLAELLPDDESAVSLRDPDGGRRRAGRSDAARLSARVHALRLADDFVPGKDLAGSAFAELDAAVLQLKQGANSEAVQREMETSVGEFAQIAGWIASDAGWHNAAERTYRLGLAVAREAGDTTLAGQLAGCLAYQWSNTGRETEGTALAEAALAEAGAGAPPRARAIFWDRLAWAHTKAADPSAAVRALGEAEAALSRHGDEDDPAWLYWVDEGELRVMEARVFTELHRPLRAVPLLEQVLSRYDTTHTRTRALPVLAGRRVCRRERARTGGDRGPHHARHLGPTRQ
- a CDS encoding tRNA adenosine deaminase-associated protein; amino-acid sequence: MSIFSAVFCSVADEWRGVETDLDDAASIDDVADAMRDSCGLAADGTMVLFMEADDEWFAVVRVDDHADPRVFLSDVRVVHEHPVAALLLDSGEIEAPEQAEGTGQKPYPKPGGDTDLLGDLGTPSGDLVTLTTSEGLLPGDVLAEIAERAGFGEPLDALRL
- a CDS encoding tRNA adenosine deaminase-associated protein, which encodes MTELELGDDEDDGGGDFAAVAYREENYWDVYQLPMALTQDFKGVLHALRQQPSISGSIGLLAIGDDFFVLVRVYGDDVSVFLSDVTASVDWQLARDVLEHLDIDVPDDEDLDQVLPAGDMSVLADLGLDEMELGALAGDLDLYPDEVLASIAERIGFQQAFQRAVDTMG